The following coding sequences are from one Sphaeramia orbicularis chromosome 11, fSphaOr1.1, whole genome shotgun sequence window:
- the LOC115428156 gene encoding replication protein A 32 kDa subunit-like: MSNSSPQGLRAALQILPCTVSQLLSAAYVTNDSFAICDLELNQVSVVGIIRRLCPSATDIQYFVDDMTGPPLNVKQWVNIEGSAGYPAAAIGTYVKVNGSLRNIKGQKSLLAMNIRCIKDLNEITSHMLEVVNAHMQLFGKACDVDVNMNTTAASSSGVHTNPKGLNGSSTTHSQYNHASSAIRLGSHHVILHQVLQVIRRFREQHFGISFQDLKTHLYYISVTDIRKSLAFLMNKGHVFHTTDEHHFKSSEY; the protein is encoded by the exons ATGTCCAACTCcagtcctcaagggctg AGGGCCGCTCTCCAGATTCTTCCCTGTACTGTGTCCCAGCTGCTGTCCGCCGCTTACGTCACTAATGACAGCTTTGCAATCTGCGATCTGGAACTCAACCAG GTGTCTGTAGTGGGAATAATCCGAAGATTGTGTCCCTCTGCGACTGACATCCAGTACTTTGTGGACGACATGACCGGGCCCCCGTTGAATGTGAAGCAGTGGGTTAATATAGAG GGCTCTGCTGGATATCCGGCCGCTGCTATAGGAACATATGTGAAAGTTAACGGAAGTCTACGAAATATTAAA GGGCAAAAGTCTTTGTTGGCGATGAATATCCGTTGTATTAAGGACCTGAATGAGATCACATCCCACATGTTGGAAGTGGTAAATGCACACATGCAGCTGTTTGGAAAG GCATGTGATGTAGATGTGAATATGAACACTACAGCTGCATCATCGTCTGGTGTTCACACAAACCCAAAAGGACTAAATGGTTCATCCACCACCCATTCACAG TATAACCATGCCAGCAGCGCCATACGGTTGGGGAGTCACCATGTCATTCTTCACCAGGTGCTGCAGGTGATCAGGAGATTCCGTGAGCAACATTTTGGCATCAGTTTCCAGGATCTGAAGACACATTTGTATTACATCAGCGTGACCGACATCAG AAAGTCCTTGGCGTTTCTGATGAATAAAGGCCATGTTTTTCATACAACTGACGAGCATCATTTCAAGTCTTCAGAATATTAG